A region of Acaryochloris sp. CCMEE 5410 DNA encodes the following proteins:
- a CDS encoding GNAT family N-acetyltransferase yields the protein MKIYTPSFEELNFCYELEKSFSSNSEDANEKGFFLPGASFKVYEDLHDTGYIKVLSQGSNLVGFVMVVPPKHQILSRLLINNESLIWFDSEQLYPNVDNCYWIAKIAVKAEFMRFGYAKALYEDVFENFDGLTALTATAVSPLRNHASENFHRALGLKACGLFLSGTKGELTNIVNILWRK from the coding sequence ATGAAAATCTACACACCATCATTTGAAGAACTGAATTTTTGCTATGAATTAGAAAAGTCTTTTTCTTCAAATTCTGAAGATGCTAATGAAAAAGGGTTTTTCCTGCCTGGAGCCTCATTTAAGGTTTATGAAGATTTACATGATACAGGCTATATAAAAGTTTTATCTCAAGGTTCTAATCTTGTAGGATTTGTAATGGTTGTTCCTCCAAAGCATCAAATCTTAAGCAGATTACTAATTAATAACGAATCTCTCATTTGGTTTGATTCAGAGCAATTATACCCAAATGTAGATAATTGCTATTGGATTGCAAAAATAGCCGTTAAAGCTGAATTCATGCGATTTGGATATGCAAAAGCATTATATGAGGATGTATTTGAGAATTTTGATGGGTTAACTGCACTTACAGCAACAGCTGTAAGTCCGCTAAGAAATCATGCTTCTGAAAACTTTCATCGTGCCCTAGGTTTGAAAGCCTGTGGTTTATTCTTATCTGGAACAAAAGGAGAGCTAACTAATATAGTAAATATTTTGTGGAGAAAATAG